From Anaerohalosphaera lusitana, one genomic window encodes:
- a CDS encoding vWA domain-containing protein, with amino-acid sequence MNGLFASPFAFIALASLPVLAAIYLFRNRFQSHEVSSLMFWEDRTRVSSGGLQLEKIKTPLLFLIELLVLLMLVVAAAGPLLRSSRDTRVLAVVLDDSFSMLAGQDETARDRAAESLQELLTGSGRFRVTLITAGREPQVLANSLSSISQVRDSLDDWQCYSTASDIPAALALASELGGKTARLLVLTDQPPKEELQDGTVEWRAFGRGMGNLAFVTAVRDGDGEEQKCMLTVANYSAVSRTFDLQIESTDTGESLLSREVTVQGGVRKRIRFSLDASLGPVRALFDDGALDFDNEAHLLPAVERMVSVGYRIENEDLEQMTAKAVDSTAMTSSAEINPAILFTDSQVQVDQLQDTWVMRFAAGEDPNAYVGPFVVNRAHPLTEGLSLDGVIWAGQDADIALDTPVITAGNVPLVYDKQLTAGQHHITINLNPEMSTLAQSPDWPVLFWNLINWRKDQLPGPERTNTGLGYEVAVTFPFAENVEAANVTLPDDSVQQFPVAENRLSVQTRLPGVYRVESDLRSYAFAANPISPAESDLSTLAEGVWGKWQDAEKFWWEYRSIDWLPLIIALVLLSIHRILTSRSSART; translated from the coding sequence ATGAACGGATTGTTCGCTTCACCGTTTGCATTTATCGCGTTGGCGTCGCTGCCTGTGCTGGCGGCTATTTACCTTTTCCGCAATCGCTTCCAGTCGCACGAGGTTTCGAGCCTCATGTTCTGGGAGGACCGCACGCGCGTGAGCTCGGGCGGCCTGCAGCTCGAAAAGATCAAGACGCCTTTGCTTTTCCTGATAGAGCTGCTTGTCCTTTTGATGCTCGTGGTTGCGGCGGCAGGGCCGCTGCTGCGTTCCAGCCGCGATACACGGGTGCTGGCGGTGGTACTTGACGATTCGTTCAGTATGCTTGCAGGCCAGGATGAAACAGCGAGAGACCGGGCCGCTGAATCACTGCAAGAACTTTTGACCGGGTCGGGCAGGTTCCGTGTCACACTGATAACCGCCGGCCGTGAACCGCAGGTCCTGGCGAATTCACTCAGTTCAATATCACAGGTCAGAGATTCGCTGGATGATTGGCAGTGCTATTCTACAGCGTCGGATATTCCGGCAGCGCTGGCACTAGCGTCGGAGCTTGGCGGCAAGACCGCTCGCCTGCTGGTCCTGACTGATCAGCCGCCCAAAGAAGAACTGCAGGACGGTACTGTGGAATGGCGGGCGTTTGGCAGGGGTATGGGCAATCTTGCGTTCGTTACCGCTGTCCGTGACGGGGACGGCGAGGAACAGAAATGTATGCTCACAGTTGCAAATTACTCGGCCGTTAGCAGAACTTTCGATCTGCAAATAGAGTCGACCGATACAGGTGAATCCCTGCTCTCACGCGAAGTGACGGTGCAGGGCGGTGTACGCAAGCGAATACGCTTCAGTCTGGATGCCAGCCTAGGACCCGTGCGAGCTTTGTTCGATGACGGTGCGTTGGACTTTGACAACGAGGCCCATCTGCTGCCTGCGGTCGAACGAATGGTCTCGGTTGGCTACAGGATCGAAAATGAGGACCTGGAGCAAATGACGGCAAAGGCGGTCGATTCGACGGCCATGACATCGTCGGCCGAGATCAACCCCGCGATCCTGTTCACGGATTCGCAGGTCCAGGTCGATCAGCTTCAGGATACCTGGGTTATGCGGTTCGCCGCCGGTGAAGACCCCAACGCATACGTCGGTCCTTTCGTGGTCAACAGGGCTCATCCGCTCACTGAAGGCCTTTCGCTCGACGGCGTGATATGGGCGGGCCAGGATGCGGACATCGCACTCGATACACCCGTGATCACTGCGGGCAACGTGCCGCTGGTTTACGACAAGCAGCTAACAGCAGGGCAGCATCATATCACGATTAATCTCAATCCAGAGATGTCAACTCTTGCCCAGTCACCCGATTGGCCCGTACTGTTCTGGAACCTCATCAACTGGCGAAAGGATCAGCTCCCCGGCCCGGAACGGACCAACACCGGGCTCGGCTACGAAGTGGCCGTGACGTTTCCGTTCGCCGAGAATGTCGAGGCTGCTAACGTCACTCTGCCGGACGATTCGGTGCAGCAGTTTCCCGTGGCCGAAAATCGACTCAGCGTACAGACTCGCCTGCCCGGCGTGTATCGCGTCGAGTCCGATCTGCGAAGCTATGCGTTTGCGGCGAATCCCATATCGCCCGCCGAATCGGACCTTAGCACGTTGGCTGAGGGTGTCTGGGGCAAATGGCAGGACGCGGAAAAGTTCTGGTGGGAATACCGCAGCATCGACTGGCTGCCTCTGATCATCGCACTGGTTCTGCTTTCGATCCATCGAATACTTACCTCAAGAAGCTCGGCGAGGACATAG
- a CDS encoding VWA domain-containing protein encodes MIFLNPIWLLLAIPSAALLWFYKTSSKLITVLRILSVAFVILAMAGLAVDLPSKRGTVVVVADRSASMPPQTQQQQEEAIDLIREGMGDGDELAVVSFGQDIAIDMAPQRGRFGGFVTQVGPHASNLADGIFTALSMIPAQAPGRVVVLSDGRWTGSDPLDAASRAATMGVAVDYRKMSRPAANDLAIERIQAPQQTTPGEAFMLTAWFQSPLSQGVKYALSKNGETIAASDYAAGAGLNRLTFRDKTENPGTNEYYLRIEGDNEDPVPENNTARMLVGVTGPKSVLCLTESDVAGFVNMLRASKIDVEPAQPGQVNFSLEGLSNYSSLIIENTPAQGIGPRGMENIAAWVKQTGAGLMMTGGKSSYGPGGYFKSPIEPILPVSMELRREHRKFSLGIVVVLDRSGSMGAPVSGGKTKMDLANLATAQVLDLLGPEDEFGVIAVDSSAHTIVDIAKVKRNKAYRNKILTMESMGGGIFIYEALTNAAKMVSEATPLTRHIILFADAADSERPDAYKELLEKCEKAGITVSVIGLGNETNIHANLLKDIAERGNGRCFFTESAEELPRLFAQDTFVVARNSFLDEATAVETMPGLRSVTNRSFDMNAPAGGYNLCYLRPEATLGAVTLDEYDAPFIASWQVGVGRGLAYAGQVDGKYTGPLGNSPQYEDMLTSLVRWVAGDPGDLGPDMMVTQEMQGAECVIKLHLDPAKAESLIDELPTVTALSGTPGSSPATSNYTMQFDDTSTLSLRVPISGLETVLSTVNVASAGPVSLPPVCLPYSPEFKPVETGRDGEVLEKLAAATHGQARIDLGGIWDDIPRKPQTVPVGKWLLFAAIVLLLLEVLQRRTNLLTRAKPAVPAFAKERISRLQSARLEKAAAKRAKKAGRKIKIADSQPDEKTEQPAKKQKKDKRKKQEPKTGPGLSGALSKAKKSADQRTDRK; translated from the coding sequence ATGATATTTCTAAATCCGATATGGCTCCTGCTGGCGATACCGTCGGCGGCTCTGCTTTGGTTCTACAAAACATCAAGCAAGCTCATAACCGTGCTGCGGATCCTGAGCGTGGCATTCGTGATACTCGCGATGGCCGGTCTCGCGGTAGACCTGCCCAGCAAGCGGGGCACCGTCGTAGTCGTCGCGGACCGAAGCGCCTCCATGCCGCCGCAAACTCAACAGCAGCAGGAGGAAGCGATAGATCTTATACGCGAGGGCATGGGCGACGGCGATGAGCTCGCAGTCGTTTCATTCGGCCAGGACATCGCGATAGATATGGCACCACAGCGGGGCCGGTTCGGCGGCTTCGTAACCCAGGTCGGCCCTCACGCGTCCAATCTTGCGGACGGCATCTTTACCGCCCTCAGCATGATACCGGCCCAGGCTCCTGGCAGGGTGGTCGTTCTCTCGGACGGACGGTGGACCGGCTCGGATCCGCTAGATGCCGCTTCACGTGCAGCTACGATGGGCGTTGCGGTCGACTATCGCAAGATGTCACGGCCCGCGGCCAACGATCTGGCGATCGAACGCATACAGGCTCCACAGCAGACAACGCCGGGCGAGGCGTTCATGCTGACCGCCTGGTTCCAGTCGCCCCTGTCGCAAGGTGTGAAGTATGCCCTGAGCAAGAACGGCGAGACTATCGCAGCCAGCGACTACGCAGCCGGCGCGGGCCTCAACCGGCTAACATTTCGCGACAAAACCGAAAACCCAGGCACAAACGAATATTACCTCCGCATCGAAGGTGACAACGAGGACCCCGTACCTGAAAACAACACAGCCAGAATGCTAGTCGGCGTCACCGGCCCCAAATCCGTATTGTGCCTGACCGAGTCCGATGTCGCCGGGTTCGTTAACATGCTCCGGGCCAGCAAGATCGACGTAGAGCCCGCCCAGCCGGGCCAGGTCAACTTTTCGCTCGAGGGCCTGTCGAATTATTCGTCCCTGATAATCGAAAACACGCCCGCCCAGGGCATAGGTCCTCGCGGCATGGAAAACATCGCGGCCTGGGTCAAGCAGACAGGGGCGGGCCTGATGATGACCGGCGGCAAAAGCTCGTACGGGCCGGGCGGCTATTTCAAGTCGCCCATCGAGCCGATACTGCCCGTTTCAATGGAGCTGCGACGCGAGCATCGCAAGTTCTCGCTCGGCATAGTCGTCGTGCTGGACCGTTCCGGCAGTATGGGCGCACCGGTCTCAGGCGGCAAGACGAAGATGGACCTTGCCAATCTTGCCACCGCTCAGGTACTCGACCTGCTCGGTCCCGAAGATGAGTTCGGTGTGATCGCGGTCGACAGCTCCGCCCACACCATCGTCGATATCGCAAAGGTCAAACGAAACAAAGCCTACCGCAACAAGATACTCACGATGGAGTCGATGGGCGGCGGCATATTCATCTACGAGGCCCTCACCAACGCTGCGAAGATGGTCAGCGAAGCAACGCCCCTGACCAGGCATATCATACTGTTCGCCGATGCCGCCGACTCCGAACGGCCCGACGCGTACAAGGAACTGCTCGAAAAATGCGAAAAAGCCGGCATCACCGTCAGCGTGATCGGGCTAGGCAACGAAACCAACATCCACGCGAACCTGCTCAAAGACATCGCCGAGCGCGGAAACGGCCGATGCTTCTTCACCGAAAGCGCCGAAGAGCTTCCCCGACTGTTCGCCCAGGACACATTCGTTGTCGCTCGCAACAGCTTTCTCGACGAGGCCACCGCGGTCGAAACCATGCCCGGCCTGCGAAGCGTTACGAACCGTTCGTTCGACATGAACGCACCGGCAGGCGGATACAACCTTTGCTACCTGCGTCCCGAAGCTACGCTCGGAGCCGTCACGCTGGACGAGTACGACGCCCCGTTCATTGCCTCCTGGCAGGTCGGTGTCGGTCGCGGCCTCGCGTACGCCGGGCAGGTCGACGGCAAATACACGGGCCCGCTCGGCAACTCACCGCAATACGAAGACATGCTCACGAGCCTCGTGCGATGGGTGGCTGGCGACCCGGGCGATCTCGGTCCTGACATGATGGTGACCCAGGAGATGCAGGGCGCTGAGTGCGTGATAAAGCTGCACCTCGACCCCGCAAAAGCAGAATCCCTGATCGACGAGCTGCCCACTGTGACAGCTCTTTCGGGTACGCCGGGCTCTTCACCCGCGACCAGTAATTACACTATGCAGTTCGACGACACTTCGACCCTTTCTCTGCGCGTGCCTATCAGCGGGCTAGAGACAGTTCTTTCAACCGTGAACGTCGCCTCGGCCGGCCCCGTCTCACTGCCGCCCGTCTGCCTGCCGTACTCGCCGGAGTTCAAGCCCGTCGAGACCGGCCGTGACGGCGAAGTGCTGGAAAAACTCGCAGCCGCCACACACGGCCAGGCACGCATTGATCTGGGAGGCATATGGGACGACATCCCCCGCAAGCCACAGACCGTGCCCGTCGGCAAGTGGCTCCTCTTCGCTGCGATAGTACTCCTGCTGCTGGAGGTGCTCCAGAGACGCACGAACCTGCTCACCCGCGCAAAGCCCGCCGTCCCCGCCTTCGCAAAAGAACGCATATCCAGGCTCCAGTCCGCAAGGCTCGAAAAAGCGGCTGCTAAACGGGCAAAAAAGGCAGGACGCAAGATCAAGATAGCCGACTCACAGCCTGACGAGAAAACCGAACAGCCTGCTAAAAAGCAAAAGAAAGACAAACGCAAAAAACAAGAGCCCAAAACCGGCCCCGGCCTCTCCGGCGCCCTCTCAAAAGCAAAAAAATCCGCCGATCAAAGAACCGACAGAAAATGA
- a CDS encoding DUF7594 domain-containing protein, whose amino-acid sequence MLFVTGSSLAVVPDTITQTVSDGTNSYTLNMFKESLRGPNFNVLVQNSSGTYDSYTPDEVRTYVGYVSELDDALVVGYLQTDGDLWALMYLDRGEKWSTLGSSVTNKSVPSPTYAWPSASTVTPGQAGSTVYKYEMGFDVDYDAFSTIYGSSLATTMEQVEKNMCAWKAIQLRDNMMLNCIGRVVIRSSQTHCPYQGISGTALLSPFANEWSNNHSDAMAYCFKAMLASPNIGGGVAYSPGTYNVSQVKSTGWYMGAGRHETGHNFGAGDWDGNSPEGNTIMCGNGIARFCGTSVRDHLAHRDGNIGTKLYSIGGAYTGVDVPPYAALDIVTDGVETQSSITIDVLANDFDANADTLSILSVESTSERGGTVSISTGTGPNGRDEISYTAPDDTEGMDYFHYVIADSTGQTATGLAMMQIEVTPTWSLATDADTYVEGTNSNNYGGSTAVVVKRSSAGAGSTYTRTGWIHFDLTGKELGARAKLTLTVNSADVSSGTITVWGIIDGRPGDNLGTDWTESGITGANAPLSPDFAEDTDTTQVGTFSWSGGAPAAGTEFSIEGADLLNFLKADTNNEVTLLITRNINDGNMSFRSKENTSGGEATLSVLPLVSADSYIRDGGYAGDNFGLDSIMGVKYDFNSGYTRESFVRFDYSNQGSGDVQSATLTLTPTSVQTSRTIRVRMTDDSGDLWDETGITWNNSPVGSGNEVTFSSNNLTVEQAYNIDVTTLLTQSMNTNSAATFHIDTTTQSSTGWNAFATKEHVTASYHPSLTVTFNTGDTTAPAAPTGLGATAGDGSVSLDWADNSEQDLASYTVYRSTTSGSGYASIATGVSTSDYTDNTVTNDTTYYYVVTAVDTSDNESDTSSEASATPADTTAPAAPTGLGATAGDGSVDLDWADNSESDLDSYTVYRSTTSGSGYAAVAQGVSSSDYTDNTVTNGTTYYYVVTAVDTASNESSTSSEVSATPQGQQTVEMYVNSIVMGSRNAGPNYWGQATVHIKDDTGANVSGATVYGTWSGAYSGTVSGTTAADGTVFFETADKVKNGGTFTFTVTDVTVSGKTYNATLNVETSDSITVP is encoded by the coding sequence ATGTTATTTGTAACAGGCTCAAGTCTGGCCGTAGTGCCCGACACGATCACTCAAACGGTATCGGACGGCACTAACAGTTATACGTTGAATATGTTCAAAGAGAGCCTGCGGGGGCCGAACTTCAACGTGCTGGTACAGAACTCGTCCGGCACGTATGACAGTTATACGCCTGACGAGGTGAGAACCTATGTGGGTTATGTAAGCGAACTGGACGATGCCCTTGTGGTCGGCTATTTGCAAACGGACGGCGATCTCTGGGCGCTCATGTATCTGGACAGAGGCGAAAAGTGGAGCACGCTCGGCAGTTCTGTCACGAACAAGAGCGTTCCTTCACCCACATATGCCTGGCCGAGCGCTTCTACTGTTACGCCAGGACAGGCAGGCAGCACAGTCTACAAGTATGAAATGGGTTTTGATGTCGATTATGACGCATTCAGCACGATCTATGGCAGCAGTCTCGCAACAACTATGGAACAGGTAGAGAAGAATATGTGCGCATGGAAAGCGATACAGCTTCGCGACAACATGATGCTGAATTGTATTGGTCGAGTGGTAATCAGAAGCTCGCAGACACATTGCCCGTATCAGGGCATAAGCGGTACCGCCCTGCTGAGTCCATTTGCAAATGAATGGTCAAACAATCACTCGGATGCGATGGCATATTGCTTCAAAGCTATGTTAGCAAGCCCTAACATCGGCGGCGGAGTGGCATACAGCCCCGGAACCTATAATGTGTCTCAGGTCAAGAGCACAGGCTGGTACATGGGAGCAGGCCGGCATGAAACCGGTCATAACTTCGGTGCAGGTGACTGGGACGGCAACAGCCCTGAAGGCAACACCATCATGTGCGGTAATGGTATAGCCCGATTCTGCGGCACAAGTGTTCGGGATCACCTCGCACACAGAGACGGCAACATCGGCACGAAACTTTACAGCATCGGCGGAGCATACACCGGCGTGGACGTACCGCCTTACGCAGCTCTTGACATCGTTACAGATGGTGTTGAGACCCAGAGCAGCATCACGATTGACGTGTTAGCTAATGATTTCGATGCGAATGCTGATACACTTTCGATCTTGAGCGTCGAATCGACCTCCGAAAGGGGTGGAACGGTCAGTATCTCTACCGGAACAGGTCCGAACGGCCGAGACGAGATCAGCTACACTGCTCCGGATGACACTGAGGGCATGGACTATTTTCATTATGTAATAGCCGACAGCACCGGACAGACAGCAACAGGCCTTGCTATGATGCAGATCGAGGTCACGCCGACATGGTCGCTCGCTACTGATGCAGACACCTATGTCGAAGGCACCAACAGCAACAATTACGGCGGATCAACTGCTGTCGTGGTCAAACGCAGCTCGGCTGGTGCAGGGTCAACTTACACACGTACCGGGTGGATACATTTTGACCTTACCGGTAAAGAGCTCGGCGCAAGGGCTAAGCTGACATTGACGGTTAACAGCGCTGATGTAAGCTCAGGAACTATCACTGTCTGGGGTATTATCGACGGTCGTCCAGGTGATAATCTCGGTACCGACTGGACGGAGTCCGGCATCACCGGCGCAAATGCCCCGCTTTCGCCTGACTTCGCCGAGGATACGGATACAACCCAAGTTGGCACTTTCTCATGGAGCGGCGGCGCACCCGCGGCGGGAACTGAATTCAGCATTGAAGGCGCAGATCTACTCAATTTCCTCAAAGCAGACACGAATAACGAAGTCACGTTATTGATTACACGCAATATTAACGATGGCAACATGAGTTTCAGGTCAAAGGAAAACACCAGCGGCGGCGAGGCTACATTGAGCGTTTTACCCTTAGTAAGTGCTGACAGTTATATTCGCGATGGAGGTTATGCCGGTGACAACTTCGGACTCGACTCCATCATGGGTGTCAAATATGACTTCAATTCGGGGTACACTCGTGAATCGTTTGTCAGATTCGACTATAGCAATCAGGGCAGTGGCGATGTTCAAAGCGCAACTTTGACATTGACACCGACAAGTGTACAAACAAGCAGGACGATTCGTGTGCGTATGACGGATGACTCAGGTGATCTGTGGGACGAGACGGGCATCACATGGAACAACAGCCCTGTCGGCAGTGGAAATGAAGTCACTTTCTCCAGTAACAATCTGACAGTTGAACAGGCATACAACATCGATGTAACTACGTTGCTCACACAGTCAATGAATACAAACAGCGCGGCAACCTTCCATATTGATACTACAACCCAGAGTAGTACCGGCTGGAACGCGTTTGCAACAAAGGAGCATGTTACTGCCAGCTATCACCCCAGCTTGACAGTTACGTTTAACACAGGTGATACTACTGCACCTGCGGCGCCTACTGGTCTTGGTGCTACGGCAGGTGATGGTTCGGTCAGTCTTGACTGGGCGGATAACAGTGAGCAGGATCTTGCCAGCTATACCGTTTATCGCAGCACTACGAGCGGCAGCGGATATGCTTCTATTGCAACTGGCGTGTCGACCAGCGATTACACCGACAACACGGTTACCAACGACACGACTTATTACTACGTTGTGACTGCTGTTGATACGAGTGACAATGAGTCGGATACTTCCAGTGAAGCATCTGCTACACCTGCGGACACGACTGCGCCTGCAGCACCTACAGGTCTTGGTGCGACGGCTGGCGACGGTTCGGTTGATCTGGACTGGGCGGATAACAGCGAAAGCGATCTGGACAGCTATACTGTTTACCGCAGTACGACGAGCGGCAGCGGTTATGCGGCAGTTGCCCAGGGCGTGTCGAGCAGTGACTACACTGATAACACCGTGACGAACGGCACGACATACTACTATGTTGTCACCGCTGTTGATACAGCCAGCAATGAGTCGAGCACATCGAGCGAGGTTTCTGCTACGCCGCAGGGTCAGCAGACGGTCGAGATGTATGTCAATTCGATCGTTATGGGTTCGCGTAATGCCGGTCCGAATTACTGGGGCCAGGCGACGGTTCACATCAAGGACGATACGGGTGCCAACGTGAGCGGTGCGACAGTTTACGGTACATGGTCAGGCGCGTACAGCGGGACCGTGAGCGGAACGACCGCAGCGGACGGTACGGTGTTCTTCGAGACTGCTGATAAGGTCAAGAACGGCGGAACGTTTACGTTCACCGTGACGGACGTGACGGTCAGCGGCAAGACTTACAACGCGACGCTGAACGTTGAGACGTCGGATTCTATTACAGTGCCTTAG
- a CDS encoding DUF7594 domain-containing protein: MKTRVISTWMCAIIMITGVEASSYAVTPENFTQVVYSDGQQYTLRLTRESLRGPDFNVKIQQDSGAFADYDAGEVRTYLGTVDEDPFANVAGYLQSNGVFRSVVYFDRGVTEYYEGSTKVGGNGTQSFSVRWPTTPTVSAGHGGTTMYEYQVGIDIDYTTFSQIYNSSYSRTMENVEYCMAELAAIHMRDAILKPVIGKVVIRASASQTPYDLSAGNSNLTRISGAWSEDMGYCFKVGLMLPSYGGGVAYLGGSYSVNSTKSNGQFVTTWRHEIGHNWGIADYEANNPEGPTLMCGNQRGRYCGPGVQDMLNHRDSRIGTKLYSVGTYATVNLPPYAALDTVEMTSTPNISKSITFDPIANDHDGNGHSLSIASVDSTTNRGGTVTISSGTGPNGRDELIYTAPANAEGLDWFYYVCEDSSGQKASGLVVVKLNVIIPPMWTVETDADTFVEGHYDNDNFGSAGYIVIKRSTAGATTSWTRTGWVHFDISGKQLASNARLTFTRNSGDSGGTVNVWGVKDGRPGDELGTDWSEGSITGSNAPLKPDFAEDENTTLVGSFAISPSETFTIQTPELAEFLAANTNGEVTFLLARNPNDGNFAIKSRESGFGATLSVAKQPAQDTYVRGGSYANDNFGAENSMKVKLDSYDTYVRNSYFSFDYANAGSGSIENATLTLMPTSVQGSRTLRLQLLDDADDGWDESSITWNSAPASTGGSIYIYSSSLRAGQPYTVDVTQLLNQSINQNTVASFRLDTITSAQTGVNQFATKEYSDPAWHPRLNVTMSDPAPSAPGGLFAVNGNGFVKLEWDESQDQTISQYRVYRAERSNAAYELVGISVGTNFTDNQVVNETTYYYVVTAVDSNGDESAYSIEVSATPGLVADINLDGRVDYADYSLLIGNWQSSGAGDIYPAGGDNIVDFDDLRWFAEEWLN; this comes from the coding sequence ATGAAAACAAGGGTGATCAGTACTTGGATGTGTGCAATTATTATGATAACTGGTGTTGAAGCGAGTTCGTATGCGGTGACGCCGGAGAACTTTACGCAAGTTGTTTACAGTGATGGTCAGCAGTATACCTTGAGATTGACCAGGGAGAGTCTGCGGGGGCCGGATTTCAACGTGAAGATACAGCAGGATTCGGGGGCGTTTGCAGATTACGATGCAGGTGAGGTTCGGACATATCTCGGCACGGTCGACGAGGATCCGTTTGCGAATGTTGCGGGCTATCTGCAGTCGAACGGAGTCTTTCGCAGTGTGGTATATTTCGACCGGGGTGTGACGGAATACTATGAAGGCAGTACTAAAGTTGGGGGCAATGGGACGCAGTCATTCTCGGTCCGGTGGCCGACAACTCCGACAGTCAGTGCGGGTCACGGGGGGACCACAATGTACGAATACCAGGTGGGGATCGATATCGATTACACCACTTTTTCTCAGATATACAATTCCAGTTATTCCAGGACGATGGAGAACGTGGAGTACTGCATGGCAGAGCTGGCGGCGATACATATGCGGGATGCGATACTCAAGCCGGTGATCGGCAAGGTGGTCATCCGCGCCTCGGCCAGCCAGACTCCGTATGATCTGTCCGCGGGCAACAGCAACCTGACGAGGATATCGGGAGCATGGAGTGAGGATATGGGTTACTGCTTTAAAGTCGGTCTGATGCTGCCTTCTTACGGCGGCGGAGTGGCTTATCTTGGAGGGTCTTATTCAGTCAATTCCACTAAAAGCAATGGTCAATTCGTGACAACCTGGCGACACGAGATCGGACACAATTGGGGTATTGCCGACTATGAAGCAAACAACCCCGAAGGGCCCACTCTGATGTGCGGCAATCAGAGAGGCAGGTATTGCGGGCCCGGGGTGCAGGACATGCTAAACCATCGCGACAGTCGGATAGGCACCAAATTGTATTCTGTTGGGACCTATGCGACAGTGAATCTTCCTCCCTATGCTGCACTGGATACTGTCGAAATGACATCAACACCTAATATTTCCAAGAGTATAACATTTGATCCAATCGCAAATGATCACGATGGAAACGGCCATTCCCTTTCTATAGCCAGTGTAGACAGCACTACAAATCGCGGCGGGACTGTAACAATTTCCAGCGGTACCGGACCGAATGGTCGTGACGAACTGATCTACACGGCCCCTGCGAACGCTGAAGGTCTTGACTGGTTCTATTACGTCTGTGAAGACAGCAGCGGTCAGAAGGCAAGCGGGCTGGTTGTGGTAAAGCTCAACGTCATAATTCCTCCGATGTGGACGGTCGAAACGGATGCGGACACTTTTGTTGAAGGCCACTACGATAATGACAACTTCGGCAGTGCGGGCTATATCGTGATCAAGCGAAGCACTGCGGGCGCAACTACGTCCTGGACACGTACCGGATGGGTGCATTTCGACATAAGCGGCAAGCAGCTTGCAAGCAATGCGCGTTTGACATTCACACGCAACAGCGGAGACTCCGGTGGAACTGTGAATGTGTGGGGCGTCAAGGACGGCCGACCCGGTGACGAGCTTGGAACAGACTGGAGCGAGGGCAGTATTACCGGTTCCAATGCTCCGCTTAAGCCCGATTTTGCAGAAGACGAAAACACAACTCTTGTGGGTTCATTTGCTATTTCACCGAGCGAAACATTCACCATACAGACGCCCGAACTGGCGGAGTTCCTGGCAGCGAACACGAACGGCGAAGTAACTTTCTTGCTGGCTAGAAATCCGAACGACGGCAACTTTGCTATAAAGTCACGAGAGAGCGGATTTGGAGCGACCCTCAGCGTAGCAAAGCAGCCTGCACAGGATACATATGTCCGGGGCGGTTCCTACGCAAATGACAATTTCGGTGCTGAGAACAGTATGAAGGTCAAACTGGACAGCTATGACACCTATGTCAGAAATTCTTATTTCTCCTTCGACTATGCTAATGCGGGAAGCGGGTCGATAGAAAATGCGACCTTGACGCTCATGCCAACCTCGGTTCAGGGCAGCAGGACACTGCGTCTGCAGCTTCTTGACGATGCTGATGACGGCTGGGATGAAAGCAGCATTACCTGGAACAGCGCCCCTGCCTCCACGGGCGGATCTATATACATCTACAGCTCTTCATTGAGAGCAGGTCAGCCGTATACTGTTGATGTTACGCAGTTGCTGAACCAGTCCATCAATCAGAACACAGTAGCGTCTTTCAGACTTGACACAATAACTTCGGCACAGACCGGTGTAAATCAGTTCGCAACAAAAGAGTACTCTGATCCAGCCTGGCATCCCAGGCTGAATGTGACGATGAGTGACCCTGCCCCATCGGCACCTGGTGGACTGTTCGCAGTCAATGGAAATGGATTTGTCAAGCTGGAATGGGACGAATCGCAGGATCAGACTATATCACAATACAGGGTTTATCGAGCCGAGCGGAGCAATGCAGCTTATGAGTTGGTGGGCATCAGTGTGGGAACGAACTTCACGGACAATCAGGTCGTTAATGAGACGACGTACTATTACGTTGTAACGGCTGTAGACAGTAACGGCGACGAATCCGCTTATTCGATTGAAGTGTCTGCGACTCCAGGCCTGGTGGCTGATATCAATCTTGACGGCCGAGTCGATTACGCGGACTACAGCCTGCTTATCGGGAACTGGCAAAGCAGCGGTGCAGGCGATATATATCCGGCCGGCGGTGATAACATAGTTGATTTCGATGACCTGAGATGGTTTGCGGAAGAATGGCTCAATTGA